From Yersinia hibernica, a single genomic window includes:
- a CDS encoding ShlB/FhaC/HecB family hemolysin secretion/activation protein: MSRSCYFILIAGVLSPALAIPFASFGAELPPVQQSIHQQERQRALEERLAPSTPDVRLSEPSTSLGRLSFPLEKPCFAIDHITLSGTEPLPRWLPLQRLANQAQGHCLGAKGINLLMSEMQNRLIDHGYVTTRVLAPQQDLNRGTLVLHVVPGKIRHVALTPESDRHVTLFTAFPARAGHLLDLRDIEQGLENLQRIPTVQASMELIPGDAPGETDIALSWKQSKMWRLAASLDDSGTRSTGRYQGGATLFLDNPLSLSDQFYVSAGGSIKNRGEKGTNNLTGHYSLPFGYWTAGITASSYDYHQTVAGLNGDYSYRGESENVSLQLSRLLHRNASQKTTFTYDVLTRSSKNYINDTEVEVQRRRTSAWRVGLQHRHFIAQSTLDAGISYQRGTRWFGAVPAQEEYFGEATALSKILRLNAQLDIPFTIQQQNFHYNLQYQRQSTNTPLTPQDQFAIGGRWSVRGFDGERTLNADRGWTVRNDLGWYTPLPGHELYVGVDYGEVGGRSDPYLLGQHLAGGAVGVRGHVFHTQYDLFAGKPLSKPDGFKTDSVTLGFNLNWQY, from the coding sequence GTGTCGCGTTCCTGTTATTTTATATTAATCGCGGGTGTATTATCGCCAGCATTGGCTATACCGTTCGCCAGCTTTGGCGCGGAATTACCACCAGTCCAACAAAGTATTCACCAACAGGAACGGCAACGTGCCCTGGAAGAGCGTTTGGCCCCCTCAACACCGGATGTGCGTTTATCTGAACCCTCAACCTCTTTGGGTCGCCTCTCTTTTCCGTTGGAAAAACCGTGCTTCGCCATTGACCACATCACATTGAGCGGAACAGAGCCCTTGCCGCGCTGGCTGCCATTACAACGGCTGGCCAATCAGGCGCAAGGCCACTGTTTGGGCGCGAAAGGCATTAACCTGCTGATGAGCGAGATGCAGAACCGCCTGATCGACCACGGTTATGTCACCACACGCGTGCTGGCTCCGCAGCAAGATTTGAACCGTGGCACGCTGGTGCTACACGTGGTGCCCGGCAAGATACGCCATGTGGCCCTGACACCCGAGAGTGATCGCCATGTCACGCTGTTCACCGCTTTCCCTGCCCGCGCCGGTCACCTGCTGGATCTGCGCGATATCGAGCAGGGGCTGGAGAATCTCCAACGTATCCCCACTGTGCAAGCCAGCATGGAGTTGATCCCCGGCGATGCCCCCGGTGAGACAGATATCGCCCTGAGCTGGAAGCAGAGCAAAATGTGGCGACTGGCTGCTTCACTGGATGACTCGGGCACGCGCAGCACCGGCCGTTATCAAGGCGGTGCAACGCTGTTTCTCGATAATCCTTTATCCCTGAGTGACCAGTTTTATGTTTCTGCCGGCGGCTCCATTAAGAATCGGGGCGAAAAAGGCACCAACAACCTGACAGGGCATTACTCTCTGCCGTTCGGTTACTGGACCGCAGGTATTACCGCCAGCAGCTATGACTACCACCAAACGGTGGCGGGCCTGAATGGCGACTACAGCTACCGGGGCGAAAGTGAGAATGTTTCGCTGCAACTCAGCCGTTTGCTGCACCGCAACGCCAGCCAGAAAACCACCTTCACCTACGATGTGCTAACCCGCTCATCGAAAAACTACATCAATGATACCGAAGTGGAAGTCCAGCGCCGCCGCACCTCGGCTTGGCGCGTCGGGCTACAACATCGCCATTTTATCGCGCAGTCCACGCTGGACGCGGGGATTAGTTATCAGCGCGGCACCCGCTGGTTTGGCGCGGTGCCGGCGCAGGAAGAATATTTTGGCGAAGCCACTGCATTGAGCAAAATTCTGCGACTGAATGCGCAACTGGATATTCCTTTTACGATCCAGCAACAAAACTTCCATTACAACCTGCAATACCAGCGCCAGAGCACCAACACGCCACTGACCCCGCAGGATCAGTTCGCTATCGGTGGTCGTTGGTCAGTGCGCGGGTTTGACGGCGAACGCACCCTCAATGCCGATCGCGGCTGGACGGTACGCAATGATCTGGGCTGGTATACCCCGCTGCCAGGGCATGAGCTGTATGTCGGTGTTGATTATGGCGAGGTGGGTGGTCGCAGTGACCCTTATCTGCTGGGCCAACACTTAGCGGGCGGTGCTGTCGGTGTGCGTGGCCACGTGTTTCATACCCAATATGACCTGTTTGCCGGTAAACCCCTGTCTAAACCCGATGGCTTCAAAACCGACTCGGTGACCCTCGGCTTTAACCTGAACTGGCAATACTAA
- a CDS encoding tyrosine-protein phosphatase: MRNDAKHNKFGLLFNELAVADGAALFHCTAGKDRTGWTAVILQSIAGVDRQTIMEDYLATNEYTQVRVDATLAVLPAEASAIYKPMLTVDASYLQAGLDEIVTQYGDMNNYLRTGLGLSQETIYVLRAKMVEYHSLPGQEDSYGNTEAGIQLLSQLQNSDLSGRNTAYNYYLQSAIDAETLSGVETRVGGQVYADTASYLLRQPATIDQALQPYLTGIELSEGQNKVWAHMLADVISVDGSRQAVSSDERTYGVVVGITHRVSENLSAYGDLGYARGKVESGGGQIDTNSTFLGLGGRYGVDNPEQGLYTELGFNAGVIDYQSQRELGSGLGKTSGDTDGHQLGAKLSLGYLYTTSTITLEPSIGMRVSHLHLDNVQETGSELSLNMDGFDNTMTSAVTNINVGVKPFISGRWSVTPVIRLGYEHTLSSPSVHSKGQLYDYDIEQSAAFSSRNQFRGGVNLAVNNGPLSMIAGGNIIEGQGNHGLSGNLALVYAF; encoded by the coding sequence GTGCGTAACGATGCTAAGCATAATAAATTTGGCTTATTATTTAATGAATTGGCTGTTGCTGATGGTGCCGCCTTATTTCATTGCACTGCGGGTAAAGATCGTACCGGATGGACCGCGGTAATCCTGCAAAGTATTGCCGGTGTGGACCGCCAAACTATTATGGAAGATTATCTGGCGACTAATGAATATACCCAGGTGCGGGTCGATGCGACGTTGGCAGTACTCCCTGCGGAGGCTTCGGCTATCTATAAACCGATGCTCACAGTAGATGCCAGTTACCTTCAGGCTGGATTGGATGAGATTGTCACCCAATATGGGGATATGAATAACTATTTGAGGACAGGTCTTGGACTGTCGCAAGAAACAATTTATGTATTGCGTGCAAAAATGGTTGAATATCATTCTCTCCCAGGTCAAGAAGATAGTTACGGTAATACTGAAGCCGGAATACAGTTATTGAGTCAATTACAGAATAGCGATTTATCGGGCCGTAACACTGCTTACAATTATTATTTACAATCTGCTATTGATGCAGAAACATTAAGTGGCGTTGAGACAAGAGTTGGTGGTCAAGTATATGCCGATACGGCAAGTTACTTGCTACGACAACCTGCAACTATTGACCAAGCTTTGCAACCTTATCTTACTGGTATAGAACTTAGTGAGGGGCAAAATAAAGTATGGGCTCATATGTTGGCCGACGTTATTAGTGTTGATGGGTCGAGACAGGCGGTCAGTAGTGATGAACGTACTTATGGCGTTGTCGTGGGTATAACTCACCGGGTTAGCGAAAATTTGAGTGCTTACGGCGATCTTGGGTATGCGCGAGGAAAGGTAGAAAGTGGTGGAGGCCAAATTGACACTAACTCGACTTTTCTCGGTTTAGGGGGACGTTATGGCGTCGATAATCCCGAACAGGGGCTATACACGGAGCTTGGATTTAATGCGGGGGTTATCGACTACCAGAGCCAACGGGAGCTAGGAAGTGGTTTGGGGAAAACTAGCGGTGATACTGATGGCCATCAATTGGGAGCTAAATTATCACTGGGATATCTCTATACCACATCCACGATAACGCTGGAGCCATCAATAGGAATGAGAGTATCACACCTTCATCTCGATAATGTCCAAGAGACCGGTAGTGAATTATCACTCAATATGGACGGTTTTGATAACACGATGACGAGTGCTGTTACCAACATCAATGTAGGAGTTAAACCTTTTATCTCTGGACGTTGGTCTGTGACGCCTGTTATTCGATTAGGTTATGAACATACACTCAGCTCACCATCAGTCCACAGTAAAGGGCAGCTTTATGATTACGATATAGAGCAAAGTGCCGCATTCAGTAGCCGCAACCAGTTTCGGGGAGGAGTCAATTTGGCCGTTAACAATGGACCACTCTCTATGATTGCAGGGGGAAATATAATTGAGGGACAGGGTAATCATGGTCTGAGTGGAAACTTAGCTCTGGTTTATGCATTTTGA
- a CDS encoding IS256 family transposase, with the protein MDEKKLKALAAELAKGLKTEADLNAFSRMLTKLTVETALNAELTEHLGHEKNAPKTGSNTRNGYSSKTLLCDDGEIELSTPRDRENTFEPQLIKKNQTRITQMDSQILSLYAKGMTTREIVATFKEMYDADVSPTLISKVTDAVKEQVAEWQSRPLDALYPIVYLDCIVVKVRQSGSVINKAVFLALGINTEGQKELLGMWLAENEGAKFWLSVLTELKNRGLQDILIACVDGLKGFPDAINSVYPQTHIQLCIIHMVRNSLKYVSWKDYKAVTSGLKTVYQAPTEAAALMALDNFAATWDDKYPQISKSWRAHWGNLNTFFGYPPDIRKAIYTTNAIESLNSVIRAAIKKRKVFPTDDSVRKVIYLAIKDASKKWSMPIQNWRLAMSRFIIEFGDRLSDHL; encoded by the coding sequence ATGGACGAGAAGAAACTTAAAGCTCTCGCTGCAGAACTGGCTAAAGGCCTCAAAACCGAGGCCGATCTCAATGCGTTTTCCCGTATGCTGACGAAGCTTACCGTCGAAACAGCGCTCAATGCAGAGCTGACTGAACACCTCGGACACGAGAAAAATGCCCCAAAAACCGGTTCAAATACCCGCAACGGCTATTCATCCAAAACGCTGCTGTGCGACGATGGCGAGATTGAACTGAGCACGCCTCGTGACCGTGAAAATACCTTCGAGCCACAGCTTATCAAGAAAAATCAGACGCGTATCACGCAGATGGACAGCCAGATTTTGTCCCTGTACGCCAAAGGCATGACAACCCGTGAAATCGTCGCCACATTCAAGGAAATGTACGATGCGGACGTGTCACCCACGCTGATATCTAAAGTCACCGATGCGGTTAAAGAACAGGTTGCTGAATGGCAAAGTCGGCCTCTGGATGCGCTGTATCCCATTGTTTATCTTGACTGTATCGTGGTGAAAGTTCGTCAAAGTGGTAGCGTGATAAACAAAGCGGTGTTCCTCGCTCTCGGCATTAATACTGAAGGTCAGAAAGAACTTCTGGGCATGTGGCTGGCTGAAAACGAAGGGGCGAAGTTCTGGCTCAGTGTGCTGACGGAGCTTAAAAACCGGGGCCTTCAGGATATTCTGATTGCCTGTGTGGACGGCCTGAAAGGCTTCCCGGATGCGATAAACAGCGTGTATCCACAGACGCATATCCAGCTTTGCATCATTCACATGGTGCGCAACAGCCTGAAATACGTGTCGTGGAAGGACTACAAAGCCGTCACCAGCGGACTGAAAACGGTGTATCAGGCTCCGACAGAAGCGGCGGCACTGATGGCGCTGGATAACTTCGCGGCAACCTGGGACGATAAATACCCGCAAATCAGCAAAAGCTGGCGTGCGCACTGGGGAAATCTCAATACGTTCTTTGGCTACCCGCCCGACATCCGCAAAGCCATCTACACCACTAATGCTATCGAATCGCTGAACAGCGTGATCCGTGCAGCTATCAAAAAGCGCAAAGTGTTCCCGACAGACGACTCAGTGAGAAAGGTTATTTATCTGGCGATCAAGGATGCTTCAAAAAAATGGAGTATGCCGATCCAGAACTGGCGGCTGGCGATGAGTCGTTTTATTATCGAGTTCGGTGACCGCCTGAGCGATCACCTTTAA
- a CDS encoding tyrosine-type recombinase/integrase: protein MAKAPLTDLKVRSSTAQDKAYKLTDGAGLYLLIQPNGARYWRMNYRFGGRQGTLAFGVYPDVSLSEARKRRDAAKTLIVAGVDPKEQKKADKQIAQPGDTFETVARRWHTGTLGHAEWKPITATKILSAMENHLFPLIGSHGIAKLQTRDLIAPLRAVAEKGNAVTAARLGPTLVAIFRYAVQEGLISYNPAHDLKGAVQPRKTQHRPALPFNRLTELLQRIENYTKGRELTRLAVMLTLTVFVRSSELRFARWCEIDFDKALWIIPGNREELPEVRYSGRGAKMGLPHLVPLSKQALALFRQLYEISKDYELVFPGDYNPYKPMSENTINKALRTIGYDTKTEVCGHGFRAMACSALTESRLWSKDAVERQMSHMERNEVRGAYTHLAVHMEERLLMMQWWADYLDANREQIITPYEFAGADR, encoded by the coding sequence ATGGCTAAGGCCCCACTAACTGATTTGAAAGTACGTTCGTCTACCGCTCAAGATAAAGCATACAAACTCACTGACGGTGCGGGTTTATATCTACTTATCCAGCCCAACGGTGCCAGATACTGGCGGATGAATTATCGGTTTGGTGGTCGTCAGGGAACTTTAGCTTTTGGCGTCTATCCCGATGTTTCACTTAGTGAAGCGAGAAAAAGACGTGATGCAGCTAAGACACTTATTGTGGCAGGTGTTGATCCAAAAGAACAAAAAAAAGCAGATAAGCAAATTGCCCAGCCAGGAGATACATTTGAAACAGTAGCGCGTAGATGGCATACAGGAACACTGGGACATGCTGAATGGAAACCCATCACCGCAACAAAAATACTGAGCGCGATGGAGAATCATTTATTCCCCCTAATTGGCTCCCACGGTATCGCAAAGTTACAGACTCGCGATTTAATTGCACCATTACGCGCTGTTGCTGAGAAAGGAAATGCAGTTACCGCTGCACGCTTAGGGCCGACATTAGTTGCCATATTCCGCTATGCCGTACAGGAGGGTTTGATTAGTTATAATCCCGCGCATGACTTAAAAGGTGCGGTTCAACCAAGAAAAACACAACACCGCCCAGCGTTACCATTCAACCGGCTGACTGAGCTATTACAACGTATAGAAAACTATACCAAAGGCCGTGAATTAACTCGTTTGGCAGTGATGCTAACATTGACGGTATTTGTCCGCTCCAGTGAATTACGTTTTGCCCGTTGGTGTGAAATTGATTTTGATAAAGCGCTGTGGATTATTCCAGGAAACAGGGAGGAGCTGCCTGAAGTTCGTTATTCTGGCCGAGGAGCAAAAATGGGCTTACCTCATTTAGTACCGTTATCAAAACAGGCATTAGCCTTATTTCGCCAGCTATATGAGATATCAAAAGACTACGAATTAGTTTTCCCCGGTGATTACAATCCCTATAAGCCGATGAGTGAAAATACTATAAATAAAGCATTAAGAACTATCGGCTATGACACCAAAACTGAAGTATGTGGACATGGTTTCCGAGCAATGGCATGCAGTGCGTTAACTGAGTCACGACTGTGGTCAAAAGATGCCGTAGAGCGGCAGATGAGCCATATGGAGCGCAATGAAGTTCGGGGAGCCTACACTCATTTGGCCGTTCATATGGAAGAGCGATTACTCATGATGCAATGGTGGGCTGATTATTTGGATGCAAACAGAGAGCAAATAATCACGCCTTATGAGTTTGCGGGTGCAGATAGATAA
- the ccmA gene encoding cytochrome c biogenesis heme-transporting ATPase CcmA, whose protein sequence is MLEAKNLTCIRDDRSLFQQLSFCVTAGEIVQVEGPNGAGKTSLLRILAGLADADVGQVNWLGENIRRDRARYHQDLLFLGHQPGIKSVLTPFENLAFYQSVFQQVNSDAIWQALSQVGLVGYEDLPVSQLSAGQQRRVALARLWLSQAPLWILDEPLTAIDKQGVSSLLALFEEHAATGGLVLLTTHQDLDGMGQHVRKIRLTNTQES, encoded by the coding sequence ATGCTGGAAGCTAAAAATCTGACCTGCATCCGAGATGACCGCAGCTTATTCCAACAGCTGAGTTTCTGTGTGACTGCGGGGGAGATTGTGCAAGTCGAGGGGCCTAATGGCGCAGGTAAAACCAGTCTATTACGTATTTTGGCGGGGCTTGCCGATGCAGACGTTGGGCAGGTGAATTGGCTGGGGGAGAATATTCGTCGCGATCGGGCCCGCTATCATCAGGATTTACTCTTTTTAGGTCATCAGCCGGGAATCAAGTCTGTACTGACTCCTTTTGAAAATTTGGCATTTTATCAGTCTGTTTTTCAACAGGTTAATAGTGACGCTATCTGGCAAGCATTGTCTCAGGTGGGGCTGGTGGGATACGAAGATTTGCCCGTGTCACAGTTATCTGCAGGCCAACAACGACGGGTGGCTTTGGCCCGCTTATGGCTGAGTCAGGCTCCGCTATGGATTTTGGATGAACCGCTGACAGCAATTGATAAACAGGGCGTTAGCAGCTTATTGGCTCTGTTTGAGGAACATGCTGCCACCGGGGGCTTGGTGCTACTGACCACCCATCAGGATTTAGATGGGATGGGGCAGCACGTCCGTAAAATCCGTTTGACCAACACGCAGGAGAGTTAA
- the ccmB gene encoding heme exporter protein CcmB, protein MFISVLRRELKIAFRKGAEIVNPLWFFLIVITLFPLGVGPEPQLLARIAPGIIWVAALLASLLSLERLFRDDFHDGSLEQLLLLPSPLALTVLGKVCAHWVVTGLPLLILSPLVALLLSLDSNTAIAMALTLLLGTPTLSFIGAIGVALTVGLRKGGVLLSLLVLPLYIPVLIFATAAIDAASMALPIDGYLAILGAMLAGSATLAPFATAAALRVSVH, encoded by the coding sequence ATGTTTATCAGCGTGTTGCGCCGTGAATTGAAAATTGCCTTCAGAAAAGGTGCAGAAATTGTGAACCCGCTCTGGTTTTTTCTGATTGTCATCACCTTGTTTCCATTGGGTGTTGGCCCTGAACCGCAATTATTGGCGCGTATTGCGCCGGGTATTATTTGGGTTGCCGCATTATTGGCATCGTTATTATCACTGGAGCGGTTATTTCGTGATGATTTCCACGATGGCTCTCTTGAACAGTTGTTGTTATTGCCCAGCCCGCTGGCACTCACGGTGTTAGGCAAAGTGTGTGCTCACTGGGTTGTTACCGGGCTACCTTTACTTATTTTATCGCCGCTGGTGGCTCTATTGCTTTCCCTCGACAGTAACACGGCCATCGCGATGGCGCTGACACTGCTTTTGGGGACGCCGACCTTAAGTTTTATCGGGGCGATTGGTGTGGCGCTGACGGTTGGCTTACGTAAAGGCGGGGTTTTGTTAAGTTTATTGGTGCTACCGCTGTATATCCCGGTGTTGATCTTTGCCACTGCGGCCATTGATGCCGCTTCGATGGCTCTGCCCATTGATGGTTATTTGGCTATTTTGGGGGCGATGTTAGCAGGAAGCGCGACATTGGCCCCTTTTGCTACCGCTGCTGCATTGAGAGTGAGTGTGCACTAG
- a CDS encoding heme ABC transporter permease codes for MWKWFHQFAKPERLYQLCGRFIPWLSMATVICLIVGWGWGLGVAPADYQQGNSFRIMYLHVPAAIWSMGIYLSMAIAAFVGLVWQMKMSDNLVAAMAPVGAVFTFIALVTGSAWGKPMWGTWWVWDARLTSELVLLFLYLGVIALYNAFEDRKLAGRAAGILVLVGVVNIPIIHFSVVWWNTLHQGSTNMQQSIDPSMRSPLRWAIFGYLFFFITLTLMRLRNVILQQERQRPWAAALLRKEPRV; via the coding sequence ATGTGGAAATGGTTTCATCAATTCGCTAAACCCGAACGGCTTTATCAGTTGTGTGGCCGGTTTATTCCATGGCTGAGCATGGCGACAGTTATCTGCCTGATTGTGGGCTGGGGGTGGGGATTGGGGGTTGCCCCAGCGGATTACCAACAAGGTAATAGCTTTCGTATCATGTATTTACATGTGCCAGCAGCGATTTGGTCGATGGGAATTTATCTGTCGATGGCCATCGCGGCGTTTGTTGGTTTGGTCTGGCAAATGAAAATGTCCGATAACCTCGTGGCGGCGATGGCCCCGGTGGGCGCGGTGTTTACCTTTATTGCCTTGGTTACCGGTTCGGCCTGGGGGAAACCCATGTGGGGAACGTGGTGGGTTTGGGATGCGCGGCTGACCTCCGAGCTGGTGTTGCTGTTCCTGTATTTGGGTGTGATAGCGCTGTATAACGCCTTTGAAGACCGCAAACTGGCAGGGCGAGCCGCCGGTATTCTGGTGCTGGTTGGCGTGGTGAATATCCCCATCATTCATTTCTCCGTCGTGTGGTGGAATACCTTGCATCAAGGTTCGACCAACATGCAGCAAAGCATTGATCCGAGTATGCGCTCTCCGCTGCGCTGGGCTATTTTTGGCTATCTGTTTTTCTTTATCACTCTGACATTAATGCGCCTGCGTAATGTGATTTTACAGCAAGAGCGTCAGCGCCCTTGGGCTGCCGCTTTATTGCGAAAGGAGCCTCGTGTATGA
- the ccmD gene encoding heme exporter protein CcmD, with product MNPAFNSWAAFFAMGGYGFYVWLAVAAALLSLLGLWGHTRWQYHQLLADIQRREAREQRIRQVNQSQRDQVKNVPRSQEKQS from the coding sequence ATGAATCCGGCCTTTAACTCTTGGGCGGCATTTTTTGCCATGGGCGGTTATGGTTTTTATGTCTGGCTGGCAGTGGCCGCAGCCCTATTATCCCTGTTGGGCCTGTGGGGGCATACCCGCTGGCAATATCATCAATTATTAGCAGATATTCAGCGCCGTGAGGCGAGAGAGCAACGCATTCGCCAGGTAAATCAGTCCCAACGTGATCAAGTCAAAAATGTTCCCCGTTCGCAGGAGAAACAGTCGTGA
- the ccmE gene encoding cytochrome c maturation protein CcmE: MNPRRKSRLSLAIVVLIGIGLTTTLVLYALRSNIDLFYTPSEILQGKGERHEKPEIGQRLRIGGMVMPGSVKRDDKTLAMSFKVFDARGAVTVTYTGILPDLFREGQGVVAQGVFAEDNTINAKEVLAKHDEKYTPPEVQEAMKENHTRPAEAYRSTHGEGTGS, encoded by the coding sequence GTGAACCCTCGTAGAAAAAGCCGGCTCTCTTTAGCGATTGTGGTTCTCATTGGTATCGGTTTGACCACCACTCTGGTGCTGTATGCGCTGCGTTCTAATATTGATTTGTTTTATACCCCAAGTGAAATTTTACAGGGTAAAGGCGAGCGCCATGAGAAGCCAGAAATCGGCCAGCGCCTGCGCATTGGCGGCATGGTGATGCCGGGATCGGTGAAACGCGATGATAAAACGCTGGCAATGAGTTTCAAGGTTTTCGATGCGCGTGGTGCGGTTACCGTGACTTACACTGGCATTCTGCCCGATTTGTTCCGCGAAGGGCAGGGCGTGGTGGCGCAAGGAGTATTTGCTGAGGATAACACCATCAATGCCAAAGAAGTCTTGGCAAAACATGATGAAAAATATACCCCGCCGGAAGTGCAAGAAGCGATGAAAGAGAATCACACCCGCCCAGCGGAGGCTTACCGCAGCACCCACGGCGAGGGCACTGGCTCATGA
- a CDS encoding heme lyase CcmF/NrfE family subunit, with protein sequence MMPEIGNFLLCLALAISLLLSWYPQWGAARQDARMMATGRPLTYGMFATITLSFICLAYAFVVNDFTVSYVAANSNSHLPVYYRIAATWGAHEGSLLLWVLLLSGWSLAVALFSRSMPDDAVARVLSVLGMITAGFLLFIILTSNPFNRTLPDFPIDGNDLNPLLQDVGLIFHPPLLYMGYVGFSVAFAFAIASLMAGRLDSAWARWSRPWTQAAWVFLTMGIVLGSVWAYYELGWGGWWFWDPVENASFMPWLAGTALIHSLAVTEKRGTFKAWTVLLAITAFSLCLMGTFLVRSGVLVSVHSFASDPARGMFILAYLVIVIGGSLLLYAVKGAQVKSRTQHEVFSRETFLLGNNVLLIAAMLVVLLGTLLPLVHKQLGLGSISIGEPFFNTMFTWLMAPMALLMGIGPLVRWRRDEPSKLYKRLAVALVVTLLTSIWLPWLLQDTLAGMTVVGLIMAIWVIILTLMELHERATHRHGFWRGLSHLSRSHWGMVLGHLGVAVTVIGIAFSQNYSVERDVRMKAGDSIDIHDYHFVFRDVHDIKGPNYTGGVGIIDVTRNGKPEATLHAEKRYYAVARSMMTEAAIDGGVTRDLYAALGEELDDGSWAVRLYYKPFVRWIWYGGVFMAIGGIFCMFDPRYRMSKKLKRDAATEAK encoded by the coding sequence ATGATGCCTGAAATTGGCAATTTCTTATTATGTCTGGCGCTGGCTATCTCACTGCTGCTGAGTTGGTACCCGCAGTGGGGGGCCGCGCGTCAGGATGCTCGCATGATGGCAACTGGTAGGCCATTGACCTATGGAATGTTCGCCACCATTACCCTTTCATTTATCTGCCTTGCATATGCATTTGTGGTAAATGATTTCACTGTCTCCTATGTGGCGGCAAACTCGAATTCACATTTACCGGTCTATTATCGGATTGCTGCTACTTGGGGGGCGCACGAAGGGTCACTGCTGTTGTGGGTGCTGCTGCTCAGTGGCTGGTCACTGGCGGTTGCGCTGTTTAGCCGCTCTATGCCGGATGATGCGGTGGCCCGAGTGCTGTCGGTGCTGGGGATGATAACGGCGGGCTTCTTGCTATTTATTATTCTGACCTCGAATCCGTTCAACCGCACCTTGCCGGACTTCCCCATTGATGGCAACGATTTGAACCCGTTGTTGCAGGATGTCGGGTTGATTTTCCACCCGCCTTTACTCTACATGGGCTATGTCGGCTTTTCGGTCGCATTTGCGTTTGCCATTGCCTCGTTAATGGCCGGGCGACTCGACAGTGCCTGGGCGCGCTGGTCACGCCCGTGGACTCAGGCGGCATGGGTGTTTCTGACCATGGGCATCGTGCTCGGCTCAGTCTGGGCTTATTATGAGCTTGGTTGGGGCGGTTGGTGGTTTTGGGATCCGGTAGAAAATGCTTCCTTTATGCCTTGGCTGGCGGGCACGGCACTGATTCATTCATTGGCCGTCACCGAAAAACGCGGGACATTCAAAGCTTGGACGGTATTGCTGGCTATTACCGCATTTTCTCTGTGTCTGATGGGGACATTCTTGGTGCGCTCCGGGGTATTGGTTTCGGTGCACTCTTTCGCCTCTGATCCGGCGCGCGGCATGTTTATTCTGGCTTATCTGGTGATTGTCATCGGCGGTTCCTTATTGTTGTACGCCGTTAAAGGCGCGCAGGTGAAGAGCCGCACTCAGCATGAAGTTTTCTCGCGCGAGACTTTCCTGCTCGGCAATAATGTGTTGCTGATTGCCGCCATGCTGGTGGTGTTGCTGGGCACATTGCTGCCATTGGTACACAAACAGTTAGGGCTGGGCAGCATCTCAATCGGCGAACCTTTCTTTAATACTATGTTCACTTGGTTGATGGCGCCGATGGCACTGTTAATGGGGATTGGGCCCTTAGTTCGCTGGCGGCGGGATGAGCCGAGTAAATTGTACAAACGCTTGGCTGTGGCGCTGGTGGTCACTTTATTGACATCGATATGGCTGCCGTGGTTGCTGCAAGATACTCTCGCCGGCATGACGGTGGTCGGGCTGATAATGGCCATCTGGGTGATTATCCTCACCTTGATGGAGTTGCACGAGCGCGCGACTCATCGCCATGGCTTCTGGCGCGGCTTAAGCCACCTTTCCCGCAGCCATTGGGGCATGGTGTTGGGCCATCTTGGGGTGGCGGTAACGGTGATTGGCATTGCATTTAGCCAGAATTACAGTGTTGAGCGCGATGTGCGCATGAAAGCCGGTGATAGCATAGATATCCACGATTATCACTTTGTCTTCCGTGATGTTCACGATATTAAAGGGCCAAACTATACCGGCGGTGTCGGCATTATTGATGTCACCCGCAATGGTAAGCCAGAAGCCACGCTACATGCCGAGAAACGTTATTACGCGGTGGCGCGCTCGATGATGACTGAGGCGGCCATTGATGGCGGGGTAACCCGTGATCTGTACGCCGCCTTGGGGGAAGAACTGGATGACGGTTCGTGGGCGGTGCGCTTGTATTACAAGCCATTTGTCCGCTGGATTTGGTATGGCGGGGTGTTTATGGCCATCGGCGGTATCTTCTGTATGTTCGACCCCCGTTATCGGATGAGTAAAAAGTTAAAGCGCGACGCGGCAACGGAGGCTAAATAA